One stretch of Akkermansia sp. RCC_12PD DNA includes these proteins:
- a CDS encoding MATE family efflux transporter, which translates to MTKTLTSGNPAKLIFLFTIPLLIGNLFQQFYNMADTLIVGRTLGVEALAAVGCTGGLMFFILGFVIGFTAGLSIITAQRFGAGRKRAVRRSFAVCILLSAAATVLLTAVSVVFARPVLELLQTPPEILDAAHSYIIIIFWGIGAAMLFNLLSNVIRALGDSRTPLYFLVLACVLNIVLDLALILRFGMGPAGAAVATVTSQLVSGLLCTIYVFRKFPMLRLTRTDWNMSRRYLWAHIRLALPMGFQASIIAIGAILVQFALNRLGAQAVAAFSAAQKIDMVATLPMMSFGITMATYVAQNYGARNPLRIRQGVLQCSLMSVGFSIAIAVVNIIWGPELIRLFVGTGEREVVRLAQTYLNINASMYWVLALLFVFRYTLQGLGQSIVPTFAGVMELGMRAFAAIILARYLGFAGASMASPAAWIGSCVPLAIAYFFTRKRLAQSMKQPFPPYCGEERESIRQAA; encoded by the coding sequence ATGACCAAGACTCTGACAAGCGGCAATCCCGCCAAATTGATTTTCCTGTTTACCATTCCCCTGCTGATCGGCAATCTGTTCCAGCAATTCTACAACATGGCCGACACCCTGATCGTGGGCAGGACGCTGGGTGTGGAAGCCCTGGCTGCCGTAGGCTGCACGGGAGGGCTGATGTTTTTCATCCTCGGGTTCGTGATCGGATTCACGGCCGGCCTTTCCATTATCACGGCCCAGCGTTTCGGCGCCGGACGCAAACGGGCCGTGCGGCGCAGTTTTGCCGTGTGCATCCTCCTGAGCGCGGCAGCAACCGTCCTGCTGACAGCCGTGAGTGTCGTCTTCGCCCGCCCCGTGCTGGAACTGCTGCAAACGCCTCCGGAAATTCTGGATGCGGCCCATTCCTACATCATCATTATTTTCTGGGGAATCGGCGCGGCCATGCTGTTCAACCTCCTTTCCAATGTCATCCGCGCTCTGGGGGACAGCAGAACCCCTCTCTACTTCCTGGTGCTGGCCTGCGTGCTGAATATCGTCCTGGACCTGGCGCTGATCCTGCGTTTCGGCATGGGGCCCGCCGGTGCGGCCGTGGCCACGGTCACTTCCCAGCTGGTTTCCGGACTCCTCTGCACCATCTACGTGTTCAGGAAGTTTCCCATGCTCCGGCTCACCCGGACGGACTGGAACATGAGCCGCCGCTACCTCTGGGCGCATATCCGCCTGGCCCTCCCCATGGGCTTCCAGGCATCCATCATCGCCATAGGCGCCATTCTCGTGCAGTTCGCGCTGAACCGGCTGGGAGCCCAGGCCGTAGCCGCCTTCAGCGCCGCCCAGAAAATCGACATGGTGGCCACGCTGCCCATGATGTCCTTCGGCATCACGATGGCTACCTACGTAGCCCAGAACTACGGCGCCAGGAATCCGCTCCGCATCCGGCAGGGGGTGCTGCAGTGCAGCCTCATGTCCGTAGGATTCAGCATCGCCATAGCTGTCGTGAACATCATCTGGGGACCGGAACTCATCCGGCTGTTCGTAGGGACGGGCGAGCGGGAAGTCGTCAGGCTGGCCCAGACCTATTTGAACATCAATGCCTCCATGTACTGGGTACTGGCCCTGCTGTTCGTATTCCGCTACACGCTTCAGGGGCTGGGGCAGAGCATCGTGCCTACCTTTGCAGGCGTCATGGAGCTGGGGATGCGCGCCTTTGCCGCCATTATCCTGGCGCGGTACCTGGGTTTTGCCGGGGCCAGCATGGCGAGCCCCGCCGCATGGATCGGTTCCTGCGTGCCGCTCGCCATTGCCTACTTCTTCACGAGAAAGAGGCTCGCACAATCCATGAAACAGCCCTTTCCCCCATACTGCGGGGAAGAACGCGAATCCATACGCCAGGCGGCATAA